From Pseudomonas sp. stari2, a single genomic window includes:
- a CDS encoding histidine phosphatase family protein — MGSIYLIRHGQASFGADDYDVLSPTGVRQAEILGRHLAELGVSFDRCLSGDLRRQQHTANSALEQFAAFGLPVPAVEIDSAFNEFDADAVIRALLPAMLPEEPEALEILRNAAQNRGEFQRIFALIIERWLAGTYDTPGLESWLGFVERVQAGLNRILDQADNTQKIAVFTSGGTITALLHLITQMPARQAFELNWQIVNTSLNQLKYRGREVALASFNSHAHLQLLKAPELITFR, encoded by the coding sequence GTGGGCAGCATCTACTTGATTCGACATGGCCAGGCCTCCTTCGGTGCAGACGACTATGACGTCCTGTCGCCGACCGGTGTACGCCAGGCAGAGATCCTCGGCCGCCACCTCGCCGAACTCGGCGTCAGCTTCGACCGTTGTCTGTCCGGTGACCTGCGCCGTCAGCAGCACACGGCCAACAGCGCGCTGGAACAGTTCGCCGCTTTCGGTCTGCCGGTCCCCGCCGTGGAAATCGATTCGGCCTTCAACGAGTTCGACGCCGACGCAGTGATTCGCGCCCTGCTCCCGGCCATGCTGCCCGAAGAACCCGAAGCACTGGAAATCCTGCGCAATGCCGCTCAGAACCGTGGTGAGTTTCAGCGCATCTTCGCCCTGATCATCGAGCGCTGGCTGGCCGGCACCTACGACACACCGGGGCTGGAAAGCTGGCTTGGTTTTGTCGAGCGGGTCCAGGCCGGCCTGAACCGCATACTCGATCAAGCCGATAACACCCAGAAAATCGCGGTCTTCACCTCGGGCGGCACCATCACCGCCCTGCTCCACCTGATTACGCAAATGCCTGCACGCCAGGCCTTTGAGCTGAACTGGCAAATCGTCAACACCTCGCTCAACCAGCTGAAGTACCGCGGTCGCGAGGTGGCTCTGGCTTCCTTCAACAGTCATGCACACCTGCAACTGCTGAAGGCCCCGGAACTCATCACTTTTCGCTGA
- the sohB gene encoding protease SohB, whose translation MEFLTEYASFLAKTVTLVIAILVVLASFAALRSKGRRKAAGQLQVSKLNDFYKGLRERLEQTLLDKEQLKALRKGEAKSEKKQKKHPESKPRVFVLDFDGDIKASATESLRHEITALLTLATPKDEVVLRLESGGGMVHSYGLASSQLARIREAGVPLTVCIDKVAASGGYMMACIGEKIISAPFAILGSIGVVAQLPNVNRLLKKHDIDFEVLTAGEYKRTLTVFGENTEKGREKFQEDLDITHKLFKNFVARYRPQLAIDEVATGEVWLGLAALEKQLVDELKTSDEYLADRAKNAEVYHLHYAERKSLQERIGMAASGSVDRVLLNWWSRLTQQRFW comes from the coding sequence GTGGAGTTTTTGACTGAATACGCCAGTTTCCTGGCCAAGACCGTCACACTGGTCATCGCCATTCTGGTGGTGCTGGCCAGTTTCGCTGCGTTGCGCAGCAAGGGCCGGCGTAAAGCCGCAGGCCAGTTGCAGGTCAGCAAGCTCAACGATTTCTATAAAGGTTTGCGTGAACGCCTGGAGCAGACCCTGCTCGACAAGGAGCAGCTCAAGGCCCTGCGCAAGGGCGAGGCCAAATCCGAGAAGAAACAGAAGAAGCACCCCGAAAGCAAACCCCGGGTGTTCGTGCTGGATTTCGATGGCGACATCAAGGCCTCCGCTACCGAGAGCCTGCGCCATGAAATCACTGCCTTGCTGACCCTGGCCACACCGAAGGACGAAGTCGTCCTGCGTCTTGAAAGCGGTGGCGGTATGGTGCACAGCTATGGTCTGGCGTCGTCGCAACTGGCGCGTATCCGTGAAGCCGGCGTGCCGTTGACCGTATGCATCGACAAGGTGGCGGCCAGCGGCGGCTACATGATGGCGTGCATCGGCGAGAAGATCATCAGTGCGCCATTCGCGATTCTTGGTTCCATCGGCGTGGTTGCGCAGTTGCCCAACGTCAACCGGCTGCTGAAAAAACATGACATCGATTTCGAAGTACTCACCGCTGGCGAATACAAGCGCACCCTGACGGTATTTGGCGAAAACACCGAGAAGGGCCGGGAAAAGTTCCAGGAAGACCTGGACATCACCCATAAGCTGTTCAAGAACTTCGTCGCTCGTTATCGCCCGCAACTGGCGATCGACGAAGTCGCCACCGGTGAAGTCTGGCTCGGCCTCGCGGCGCTGGAAAAACAACTGGTGGACGAACTCAAGACCAGTGACGAGTACCTGGCGGACCGGGCGAAAAACGCCGAGGTCTACCACCTGCACTATGCCGAGCGCAAAAGCCTGCAGGAGCGGATCGGCATGGCGGCCAGCGGTTCGGTGGATCGCGTGTTGCTGAACTGGTGGAGCCGGCTGACTCAGCAACGGTTCTGGTAA
- a CDS encoding DUF6543 domain-containing protein, producing MDVKDRVEEMPEMTSVEQGIFFELMKQQMPAWLLNASANDRENLYNSLRSSYKSRKNSLEQLQALKSPESFCAPLLSQAMSARLGEPFDVAGALFQHVRSTSSLLGLRKKLILPIGRDLLSAACENFELSETRADSYHERSLLYIPQRVTGDANRLLAIEPHEFAILCRELDLGKQYRKHVEALFGDGSRPATLQATSITYWRDRFEVDRHIAYLRGHISANVYQALGSVAVSQPGSKTLDYQSLEMLGVKLRGPMVIGSVMADSGDADRCVVYLPQDPDQPLREYASFHDVEIELSKRLKSADFLKSFMRFVTLRDRPTFLNGVEVRLLNVTPLHLPFETPYLPLTVVSPEGRAKTDLFLAVFEHRAAQVRADARMMVVATDDEDEKTRQERLELYESIGINALLFLVSFVPLLGELMCGVAGLQLLNEVYEGIDSWAHGDQESATDYLFDTLENLIVMATLSAGGAAAGRTYRAVRSSSFVQRLQHVPVAWNARRLWSRDLSAFRLPQTAPGLFSPDQRGLILHGNDQFLRLGNDVMAVHPVPGSGLWEVGSPFRSARYRPQLETNGFGAWRHQSESPQDWDSLTLFRRMGYREETLPDERVLQILAASNVDEPVMRQVIINCSRPPAILTDAVRRFQADADAGRFMASVASSSPTRLADADLQLYLLTSEGEWPQDLMIVVRDTQAIEVARYGALNASRTVAITQEDVQKGAFHVPLLAALNESERLHLLGEASEDPGVQATLLTSHIGELALFQRMALMDRLYRRADLIERPQAEPIRKAFANLPASVADELVRHADASEWQQLESGKVPLRLAEEARRYQQILRLNRACEGLYLDAASGRDVNQLILDTLTHLPGWPADVFIEIRDWAVHGEENACVGPRDARYKVFIETCADRYEGLGTEENLVSSSLTRTRTDFFRVLWESLPVHSRRALGAEAGADELRRKITSLALERRTQVNTVSGSTRVAVRYRSPMGLADRRIELSRPLTADSATVTRRSAVLLQRARELYPSFSSVQIDQFLATLDSDEVVAIRTLEHVREQYQALLQALERWTHRNTYYQVGDEPRQQVPTRNKARATRAILRAWRRESCVSTATGLVSHRLAFDAMPLGDMPVMIGDFSHVDALHMSAVGAGAGLNSFLHSFPGLRMLSLAGNELTRIPRAIETMPGLRVLDLSDNRIWLIDQSPNALAPLEHLQSLDLSFNPMLGRPPRIASLRRLRHLGLRETGISEWPADMEGLTALETLDLRDNRIVDIPGAVFNAPEVLNRGTNADGNPLSATSLQAIAAYQQSRGINLGVITSEYVSAARSPSEGTSSDWVTGLPAVKVSRVKEVWSALSADPQSRPFFEALLLLRGTADYSRSLGQLTQRVWSVLEAACEDDRLRRTLFRMARSGRVSTANAAEVFSDLEVRVLCSRAAADHTAAESLEGRLIRLLRGRFRLQEVERQASMDAAHRARSGSFTREQTMELSLLYRVRLANRLELPAQPDALNVQLEVEVSDAQINRVYRKVATAEQTSQLPQSMSSEEFWSEYLMTTHEEEFSVALERCAASMAQLERHNELSREVASRQVMAIMDNLRNENQQVRLRLTHEALTRNPGLSLLDGEGNGRLGGARH from the coding sequence ATGGATGTTAAAGATCGTGTTGAAGAAATGCCTGAAATGACGTCAGTCGAACAGGGCATTTTTTTTGAGCTAATGAAACAACAAATGCCGGCCTGGCTGCTTAACGCATCAGCCAATGATCGAGAAAACCTCTATAACAGCCTGAGGTCCAGCTACAAGTCCCGTAAGAACTCGCTCGAACAATTACAGGCATTGAAATCCCCGGAAAGCTTTTGTGCGCCATTGCTGAGCCAGGCCATGTCAGCACGGTTGGGGGAGCCGTTCGATGTCGCCGGTGCGCTATTCCAGCATGTGCGCTCGACATCAAGCCTGCTGGGGCTGCGCAAGAAACTGATATTGCCTATAGGCAGAGATCTGTTGAGCGCCGCTTGCGAGAACTTCGAACTGTCCGAAACACGGGCTGACAGTTATCACGAACGCTCCTTGCTTTACATTCCGCAGCGAGTGACCGGGGACGCCAATCGCCTATTGGCCATCGAACCCCATGAGTTCGCAATATTGTGTCGCGAACTGGATCTCGGGAAGCAATACCGTAAACATGTCGAAGCATTGTTTGGTGATGGATCTCGGCCTGCAACGCTTCAGGCTACTTCGATCACGTATTGGCGTGACCGGTTTGAAGTCGACAGGCATATCGCCTATTTGCGCGGGCACATCAGCGCCAATGTTTATCAAGCGCTCGGTTCGGTTGCCGTTTCGCAGCCTGGCAGCAAGACGCTCGATTATCAGAGTCTCGAAATGCTGGGTGTCAAACTGAGAGGGCCCATGGTCATTGGTTCGGTCATGGCGGATTCCGGCGATGCTGATCGTTGCGTCGTTTACCTGCCGCAAGACCCGGATCAGCCGCTGAGGGAGTATGCGTCCTTTCATGACGTCGAGATCGAATTGAGCAAGCGCTTGAAGAGCGCCGACTTCCTGAAGTCATTCATGCGCTTTGTCACGTTGCGGGATCGTCCGACCTTTCTCAACGGCGTGGAGGTACGGTTGTTGAACGTCACGCCTTTGCATCTCCCGTTTGAGACCCCGTATCTGCCACTGACGGTTGTGAGTCCTGAAGGCCGTGCGAAAACAGATCTCTTTCTGGCGGTCTTCGAGCATCGCGCCGCGCAAGTACGTGCCGATGCCAGAATGATGGTGGTCGCTACGGACGATGAGGATGAAAAAACACGTCAGGAAAGGCTGGAGCTCTACGAGTCCATCGGAATCAATGCATTGTTGTTTCTGGTTTCGTTCGTACCGCTTCTGGGAGAGCTCATGTGTGGCGTGGCCGGACTACAGTTGCTCAATGAAGTCTACGAGGGCATTGACAGCTGGGCGCATGGCGATCAGGAGAGTGCGACCGACTACCTGTTCGATACCCTTGAAAATCTGATAGTCATGGCGACGCTTTCCGCTGGTGGTGCTGCCGCAGGCAGAACCTACCGGGCCGTGCGCTCATCAAGTTTCGTACAGAGGCTTCAGCATGTGCCGGTTGCATGGAATGCCCGGCGGCTCTGGAGCCGTGACCTGTCGGCATTTCGTCTGCCGCAAACTGCGCCAGGCCTGTTTTCGCCCGATCAGCGAGGCTTGATCCTGCACGGCAACGATCAGTTTCTCAGATTGGGGAATGACGTAATGGCGGTCCATCCGGTGCCGGGCAGCGGCTTGTGGGAGGTCGGCAGTCCGTTCCGCTCGGCCCGATACAGGCCGCAGCTCGAGACCAATGGGTTCGGAGCATGGCGACATCAAAGCGAATCGCCACAGGATTGGGATTCGCTCACGCTGTTTCGTCGCATGGGGTATCGCGAAGAAACCCTGCCGGATGAGCGCGTCTTGCAAATCCTCGCCGCCAGCAATGTCGACGAGCCCGTGATGCGTCAGGTGATCATTAACTGCAGCAGACCCCCGGCGATACTGACGGACGCCGTTCGGCGCTTTCAGGCGGACGCTGATGCAGGGCGATTCATGGCGTCTGTGGCGTCATCTTCGCCCACACGGCTGGCAGACGCGGACCTGCAATTGTATCTGCTGACATCCGAGGGAGAATGGCCGCAGGATCTCATGATCGTTGTCAGGGATACCCAGGCAATCGAAGTCGCACGGTACGGTGCGCTCAATGCTTCTCGAACCGTGGCGATCACGCAGGAGGACGTGCAAAAAGGGGCGTTCCATGTTCCGTTGCTGGCGGCACTGAACGAGAGCGAACGCTTGCATCTGTTGGGGGAGGCGAGCGAAGACCCGGGCGTTCAGGCCACATTGCTGACCTCGCACATTGGCGAACTGGCGCTGTTTCAGCGAATGGCGCTGATGGACCGCCTGTATCGTCGGGCGGACCTTATCGAACGGCCACAGGCCGAGCCGATCCGCAAGGCATTCGCGAACCTGCCGGCCAGTGTCGCCGATGAATTGGTACGCCACGCTGATGCCAGCGAATGGCAGCAGCTTGAGTCTGGCAAGGTGCCGCTGCGACTGGCCGAAGAGGCGCGACGGTATCAACAGATTTTGCGTCTGAATCGTGCCTGCGAAGGGTTGTACCTCGACGCCGCCAGTGGTCGGGACGTGAACCAGTTGATCCTTGATACCTTGACTCATCTGCCGGGCTGGCCTGCTGATGTATTCATAGAGATTCGCGATTGGGCTGTACATGGCGAGGAAAACGCGTGTGTTGGCCCGCGTGATGCACGTTACAAGGTTTTTATCGAAACCTGTGCAGACCGATATGAGGGTCTGGGCACTGAGGAGAATCTCGTATCCAGCTCATTGACACGCACCCGTACAGATTTTTTTCGGGTTCTTTGGGAAAGTCTCCCTGTGCACAGTCGTCGTGCATTGGGGGCCGAGGCGGGAGCTGATGAATTGCGCCGCAAGATCACCTCTCTGGCGCTGGAGCGGCGCACGCAAGTCAACACCGTGTCGGGGAGCACAAGGGTCGCCGTGCGTTATCGCTCGCCCATGGGGTTGGCGGATCGACGAATCGAGCTCTCCCGTCCGCTGACGGCGGACTCAGCGACGGTAACGCGTCGGTCTGCCGTCCTGCTGCAACGCGCTCGTGAGCTGTATCCCTCATTTTCGTCCGTACAGATCGATCAGTTTCTGGCGACTCTGGACAGCGATGAGGTGGTAGCCATCAGGACACTGGAGCACGTGCGAGAGCAATACCAGGCGTTGCTCCAAGCGCTGGAGCGCTGGACTCACCGCAATACCTATTACCAGGTGGGCGATGAACCCAGGCAACAGGTGCCCACCCGGAACAAGGCACGGGCGACACGTGCGATATTGCGCGCCTGGCGCCGGGAATCATGCGTGTCCACGGCCACCGGCCTCGTTTCACATCGCCTGGCATTCGACGCGATGCCTTTGGGCGACATGCCGGTCATGATTGGCGACTTCAGCCATGTCGACGCGTTGCACATGAGTGCCGTGGGAGCCGGTGCCGGGCTGAACAGCTTCCTGCACAGTTTTCCGGGTTTGCGCATGTTGAGCCTGGCCGGCAATGAACTGACGCGCATTCCCCGTGCGATTGAAACAATGCCCGGGCTGAGGGTGCTGGATCTGAGTGACAACCGGATCTGGTTGATTGATCAGTCCCCGAATGCTCTGGCCCCTCTTGAGCATTTGCAGTCGCTGGATCTAAGTTTCAATCCGATGCTGGGCCGCCCGCCGCGGATCGCTTCGCTGCGCAGACTGCGTCACTTGGGGTTGCGAGAAACCGGCATCAGCGAGTGGCCGGCCGACATGGAGGGGCTGACGGCTCTGGAGACCCTCGATCTGCGCGACAATCGAATCGTCGACATTCCCGGGGCCGTGTTCAATGCGCCTGAGGTGTTGAACAGAGGAACCAACGCCGATGGCAATCCGTTATCGGCCACGAGCCTGCAGGCGATTGCCGCCTATCAGCAATCCCGGGGAATCAACCTGGGGGTCATCACTTCTGAGTATGTGAGTGCAGCGCGCTCGCCGTCCGAAGGCACAAGCTCGGATTGGGTGACCGGCTTGCCTGCAGTAAAGGTTTCCCGGGTGAAAGAGGTCTGGTCGGCGCTGTCCGCCGATCCGCAATCCAGGCCTTTTTTCGAGGCCCTGTTGCTATTGCGTGGCACTGCCGATTATTCACGCTCACTGGGTCAGCTGACTCAGCGAGTCTGGTCAGTGCTGGAGGCTGCGTGCGAGGACGACAGGCTTCGTCGTACGCTCTTTCGTATGGCCAGGTCTGGCCGAGTAAGCACGGCCAATGCTGCTGAGGTTTTCAGCGATCTCGAAGTCAGAGTCCTGTGTTCAAGGGCGGCAGCGGATCATACCGCTGCCGAGTCGCTGGAAGGGCGCCTGATCCGACTGCTGCGAGGGCGGTTTCGATTACAGGAGGTCGAACGACAAGCCTCAATGGACGCTGCTCATCGAGCCCGGTCGGGTTCGTTCACACGCGAGCAGACAATGGAACTGAGTCTGCTTTACCGGGTGCGGCTGGCGAACCGCCTGGAGCTGCCGGCTCAGCCCGATGCTTTGAATGTGCAACTTGAGGTCGAGGTCTCTGACGCGCAGATCAATCGGGTGTATCGCAAGGTCGCCACGGCTGAACAGACTTCGCAACTGCCGCAGTCGATGAGCAGCGAGGAATTCTGGTCTGAATACTTGATGACGACCCATGAAGAGGAGTTTTCCGTTGCCCTTGAACGCTGTGCGGCGTCCATGGCACAACTGGAACGGCACAATGAACTGTCCCGTGAAGTCGCGTCGCGGCAAGTGATGGCGATAATGGACAATCTGAGAAATGAAAATCAGCAGGTGCGGTTACGCTTGACCCACGAAGCATTGACCCGAAACCCGGGCCTGTCATTGCTGGACGGTGAGGGGAATGGCCGATTGGGGGGCGCTAGGCATTAA
- a CDS encoding DUF934 domain-containing protein translates to MQRIIKNNEVVDETWHLLPKDFNIDEISNCDDLIVPLQLWREHARMLKARDGGLGVWLDADEEAEEIGDDVDQFQVIALNFPAFTDGRNYSNARLLRDRYGFKGELRAIGDVLRDQLFYMRRCGFDAFALRADKDPYDALESLKDFSVTYQAATDEPLPLFRRR, encoded by the coding sequence ATGCAGCGAATCATTAAAAACAACGAGGTCGTCGACGAAACCTGGCACCTGCTGCCCAAAGATTTCAACATCGACGAAATCAGCAACTGCGACGACCTGATCGTCCCGTTGCAGCTGTGGCGTGAGCACGCCCGCATGCTCAAGGCCCGCGATGGCGGTCTGGGTGTGTGGCTGGACGCTGACGAAGAAGCCGAGGAAATCGGCGATGACGTGGACCAGTTCCAGGTGATTGCCCTGAACTTCCCGGCATTCACTGATGGCCGCAACTACTCCAACGCCCGCCTGCTGCGTGACCGCTATGGTTTCAAAGGCGAGTTGCGAGCGATTGGCGACGTGCTGCGCGACCAGCTGTTCTACATGCGCCGCTGCGGCTTCGATGCCTTCGCCCTGCGCGCAGACAAAGACCCTTACGATGCACTGGAAAGCCTCAAGGACTTCTCGGTGACCTATCAGGCCGCCACCGACGAACCGCTGCCGCTGTTCCGTCGCCGCTGA
- a CDS encoding nitrite/sulfite reductase, whose amino-acid sequence MYVYDEYDQRIIEDRVKQFRDQTRRYLAGELSEEEFRPLRLQNGLYIQRFAPMLRVAVPYGQLTSRQMRMMAKIARDYDKGYAHISTRQNVQFNWPAVEDIPDILAELATVQMHAIQTSGNCLRNVTTDQFAGVAADELIDPRPWCEIVRQWTTFHPEFAYLPRKFKIAVNGSTSDRAAIEVHDIGLEPVHNAAGELGFRVLVGGGLGRTPVVGAFINEFLPWQDLLSYLDAILRVYNRYGRRDNKYKARIKILVKALTPEVFAQKVDAEMEHLRGGQTTLTEAEVHRVAKHFVDPDYKALSNQDAELAALDKEHPGFARWRARNTLAHKKPGYVAVTLSLKPTGVAPGDITDKQLDAVADLADRYSFGQLRTSHEQNIILADVEQSQLFTLWGELREGGFATPNIGLLTDIICCPGGDFCSLANAKSIPIAESIQRRFDDLDYLFDIGELDLNISGCMNACGHHHVGHIGILGVDKKGEEFYQVSLGGSASRDASLGKILGPSFAQEDMPDVISKLIDVYVEQRTEDERFIDTYQRIGIDLFKERVYAANH is encoded by the coding sequence ATGTACGTATACGACGAGTACGATCAGCGGATCATCGAGGACCGCGTCAAGCAGTTCCGTGATCAGACCCGACGCTATCTGGCAGGTGAGCTGAGCGAAGAAGAATTCCGCCCCCTGCGCCTGCAAAATGGCCTGTACATCCAGCGCTTCGCGCCGATGCTGCGGGTGGCGGTGCCTTACGGCCAACTGACCTCGCGTCAGATGCGCATGATGGCGAAGATTGCCCGCGACTACGACAAGGGCTACGCCCACATCAGTACTCGCCAGAACGTGCAGTTCAACTGGCCGGCGGTCGAAGACATCCCGGACATCCTCGCGGAACTGGCCACCGTGCAGATGCACGCGATCCAGACCAGCGGCAACTGCCTGCGCAACGTCACCACCGACCAGTTCGCCGGTGTCGCGGCCGACGAGTTGATCGACCCACGTCCGTGGTGCGAAATCGTCCGTCAGTGGACGACCTTCCACCCGGAGTTTGCGTACCTGCCGCGTAAGTTCAAGATTGCCGTCAATGGCTCGACGTCTGACCGTGCGGCCATCGAAGTTCACGACATCGGCCTTGAACCCGTCCACAACGCCGCGGGCGAGCTTGGTTTCCGCGTGCTGGTCGGCGGCGGTCTGGGCCGTACTCCGGTGGTCGGCGCGTTCATCAACGAATTCCTGCCGTGGCAGGACCTGTTGAGCTACCTCGACGCGATTCTGCGGGTTTACAACCGCTACGGCCGTCGTGACAACAAATACAAGGCGCGGATCAAGATCCTCGTCAAGGCGCTGACACCGGAAGTATTCGCCCAGAAAGTCGACGCCGAAATGGAACACCTGCGAGGCGGCCAGACCACCCTGACCGAAGCTGAAGTGCATCGTGTCGCCAAACATTTCGTCGATCCGGACTACAAGGCGCTGAGCAATCAAGACGCCGAACTGGCAGCCCTCGACAAGGAACACCCGGGTTTCGCCCGCTGGCGCGCCCGCAACACCCTGGCGCACAAAAAACCGGGCTACGTGGCCGTGACCCTGTCCCTGAAGCCGACCGGTGTTGCTCCGGGCGATATCACCGACAAACAGCTCGACGCCGTCGCCGATCTGGCCGACCGCTACAGCTTCGGTCAACTGCGCACCTCCCACGAGCAGAACATCATTCTGGCCGACGTCGAGCAGAGCCAGCTGTTCACTCTGTGGGGCGAACTGCGTGAAGGTGGTTTCGCCACGCCGAACATCGGCTTGCTGACCGACATCATCTGCTGCCCCGGTGGCGACTTCTGCTCCCTGGCCAACGCCAAGTCGATCCCGATCGCCGAATCGATCCAGCGCCGTTTCGACGACCTGGACTATCTGTTCGACATCGGCGAACTGGACCTGAATATCTCGGGCTGCATGAACGCCTGCGGTCACCACCACGTCGGCCATATCGGCATTCTCGGCGTGGACAAGAAAGGTGAAGAGTTCTACCAGGTCTCGCTCGGTGGCAGCGCCAGTCGTGACGCCAGCCTGGGCAAGATCCTCGGCCCGTCGTTCGCTCAGGAAGACATGCCGGACGTGATCTCGAAGCTGATCGACGTGTACGTGGAACAACGGACCGAAGACGAACGCTTCATCGACACTTATCAGCGTATTGGCATCGACCTCTTCAAGGAACGCGTCTATGCAGCGAATCATTAA
- a CDS encoding ABC transporter substrate-binding protein, producing the protein MLKILQLILLLFGAVFGSCVRAESVLFLNPGSTQEAFWVSYSQFMQAAARDLGIDLQILYAQRQPELTLAQARLALQGPSRPDYLVFVNEQYVAPQIMRMAYNSGVKLFIVNAALTPNQQALVGERADRIGSLVPNDEEGGYLMMKELIRLHPAVAPGDTIELLAFSGLKITPSSQLREKGMQRALAEHPQVRLRQLVYGGWKQQRAYEQARQLLVRYPDVSLVWAANDEMAFGAMRAFTEAGKVPGKDVLFSAVNTSPAALQAVVDGRLSALLGGHFTLGGWALVELHDYEQGVDLNQYGGRDRQVPLLQLIDKKHAQQMLDMGASPDYGVHFRKLSAKGRPASYRYPFNLQTLMH; encoded by the coding sequence ATGTTGAAGATTTTGCAACTGATCCTGCTGCTGTTCGGCGCGGTTTTCGGATCATGCGTGCGTGCAGAGTCTGTCCTGTTCCTCAACCCGGGTTCGACGCAGGAAGCGTTCTGGGTCAGTTATTCGCAATTCATGCAGGCGGCGGCCCGGGATCTGGGCATCGATCTGCAAATTCTTTATGCCCAGCGCCAGCCGGAATTGACGCTGGCCCAGGCGCGATTGGCGTTGCAGGGGCCGAGCCGACCCGATTATCTGGTCTTCGTCAATGAGCAGTACGTCGCCCCTCAGATCATGCGTATGGCCTACAACAGCGGTGTGAAGCTGTTCATCGTCAATGCTGCGCTCACGCCTAACCAGCAAGCGCTGGTCGGTGAACGGGCTGACCGCATCGGCAGTCTGGTGCCCAATGACGAAGAGGGTGGTTATCTGATGATGAAGGAGCTGATTCGCCTTCATCCCGCGGTGGCGCCCGGCGACACCATTGAGTTGCTGGCGTTCTCCGGCCTGAAAATCACGCCGTCGTCGCAATTGCGAGAGAAAGGCATGCAACGGGCGCTGGCCGAACATCCTCAAGTGCGTCTGCGGCAACTGGTTTACGGCGGCTGGAAGCAGCAACGTGCCTACGAGCAGGCCAGGCAATTGCTGGTTCGGTATCCCGACGTATCGCTGGTGTGGGCGGCCAATGATGAAATGGCGTTCGGTGCGATGCGGGCCTTTACCGAGGCCGGCAAGGTGCCCGGCAAGGATGTGTTGTTCAGTGCGGTCAACACGTCGCCGGCCGCTTTGCAGGCGGTGGTGGACGGCCGTTTGAGCGCCTTGCTTGGCGGACACTTCACGCTGGGCGGCTGGGCTTTGGTGGAACTGCACGATTATGAGCAGGGCGTCGATCTGAATCAGTACGGAGGCCGCGACCGGCAGGTCCCTTTGCTGCAACTGATCGACAAAAAGCACGCGCAGCAAATGCTCGACATGGGGGCGTCACCGGACTACGGCGTGCACTTTCGCAAGCTCTCGGCGAAGGGCCGCCCGGCCTCGTACCGCTATCCGTTCAACCTGCAAACCCTGATGCACTGA
- a CDS encoding DUF2970 domain-containing protein has translation MDDPVDNKPPTFWQMLHSVMAAAFGVQSGKNRARDFTHGKPSHFIFLGIAFTAVFALTLFGIVQLVVHLAGA, from the coding sequence ATGGACGATCCAGTCGACAACAAGCCTCCGACCTTCTGGCAAATGCTGCACAGCGTCATGGCGGCAGCATTCGGGGTTCAGAGCGGCAAGAACCGGGCAAGGGATTTCACCCATGGAAAGCCCAGCCACTTCATCTTCCTGGGCATTGCGTTCACGGCCGTGTTCGCCCTGACACTGTTCGGCATCGTGCAATTGGTGGTGCATCTGGCGGGCGCCTGA